From the Psilocybe cubensis strain MGC-MH-2018 chromosome 9, whole genome shotgun sequence genome, one window contains:
- a CDS encoding SH3 domain-containing protein C23A1.17, with protein MSNKSNKEESNSESEEQKVSKPMPQKKEPKQNQQEVSKYEATKQKNIEQNKVLLRELGLDNIGTKMKKGGLKTWDENEPTSKKDPSTPSNVHTFPRQPSTSSKSGVPNVEKSTASVKEKDLGDTSPQSPTKANQSTGVVPNVVNSVLHDNLEDIAGISIATTKDNAKVSIQVIREVNSNADLPRDNDLATANPDMDVDPKSDDRCLRRDAGVSVDNAAVGIAPQTFHVQSPSPSASPTTLSAATTPAPPPTSTPLTAPPTLAATADPLTFLASLDDNLKGAPSFLSLNVIQYLQGLSNHTSWQELVSLYLEFEKGNPTLRKLSTAMRPRKVAPWIKRHLNKKHDPVPVNKANYGQRFRDWWSSNQLRGCSSQEEGGQQQQPSQTISPPEQSTPSLSVSGSEEILDKEEGDPIDPAFHSPSRQTSFVNLRSISQAQEEIDAQSPISPSIGRSSLVHSPVVAPPAAPPSAAPHDDDDAKEDVEQLRRKTIAERMAKLGGIRFGAAPIPTPISRPPPRQSEEEDQKEGESSAAVDEEPAVPLSEEEEERARKERIAAKLATMGGMRIGMMMGAGGLPPLPPRLHMVKEENVDRASAPAPAVPPAPPTRAVPLSRPPPPPAAPVQSAQDTDSEYGSVAASEEGVKVEAGESEAEESGYEHVEEAPPPVPSRAACPSINRQSTGPSSPPSRPPVPTALPMRRSSTLQSSTSTRNVSGGDGASSPPHRAPQMPHTEYVMVEEPESQEAPPPPPARPAARPPPSRSAPQAPQPPPMLQRPDLGDSISLQWELPSIPNSSLDFSGASDLTMSWTDAGAEPTSPVVAAQPSSPPAPPPPTKPPAPLANNRQLSADELIALWGRVGVQVCKVATSLFEKSHKTLIGDGSYAGFVREVLAAVPNAAPAPTAAGEPYGYTIYGYTIYVQNGPAVVKRVSDIMPGNLVEIQDAKLKGHKGLQTYHQSVGAAGETLVGVVGEFEAKKSKIRVFQANQHVGQQTVESVSYRLEDLKSGLVKVYRVLDA; from the exons ATGTCCAACAAGAGCAACAAAGAAGAGTCCAATTCTGAGAGCGAGGAGCAAAAGGTTTCCAAACCTATGCCCCAAAAGAAAGAGCCAAAGCAAAATCAGCAGGAGGTGTCCAAGTATGAGgcaacaaaacaaaagaatATTGAGCAAAATAAGGTGTTACTGAGGGAGCTAGGCCTTGACAACATTgggacgaagatgaagaaggggGGATTGAAAACATGGGATGAAAATGAACCCACCTCTAAAAAGGACCCGTCTACCCCCAGCAACGTTCATACATTCCCACGTCAACC GTCGACATCTAGCAAATCTGGCGTACCCAATGTTGAGAAATCAACTGCCAgtgtcaaagaaaaagaccTCGGTGACACGTCT CCCCAGTCTCCTACTAAGGCCAATCAATCTACTGGAGTAGTACCCAACGTAGTCAATTCGGTGTTGCATGATAATcttgaagacattgctggCATCTCTATTGCAACTACTAAAGACAATGCAAAAGTCAGCATTCAGGTCATCAGGGAAGTGAATTCAAACGCTGACCTACCGAGAGACAATGATCTCGCCACCGCAAATCCAGATATGGATGTAGACCCAAAATCTGATGATAGGTGCCTGCGCAGAGATGCCGGGGTCAGTGTTGATAACGCTGCCGTGGGAATAGCCCCTCAAACCTTCCACGTTCAATCACCCTCACCGTCTGCTTCGCCAACCACGCTTAGTGCTGCCACTACACCTGCACCACCTCCAACCTCTACCCCATTGACTGCTCCTCCAACTCTTGCAGCCACAGCCGATCCATTAACTTTCCTTGCCTCTCTTGACGACAACCTCAAAGGCGCCCCCTCTTTCTTATCTTTGAATGTGATCCAGTATCTTCAAGGTTTATCCAATCACACAAGTTGGCAGGAGTTGGTGTCGCTGTATCTGGAATTTGAGAAAGGGAATCCTACCCTAAGA AAACTCTCGACCGCAATGCGTCCACGCAAAGTGGCCCCTTGGATCAAAAGGCATCTAAACAAGAAGCATGACCCTGTCCCTGTCAACAAAGCAAATTACGGTCAACGATTCCGCGATTGGTGGTCCTCAAATCAGTTGAGGGGTTG TTCTTCGCAGGAGGAAGgtgggcagcagcagcagccttcTCAAACCATATCTCCTCCTGAGCAAAGTACGCCTTCTCTGTCGGTCTCGGGTTCGGAAGAGATACTTGACAAAGAGGAAGGCG ACCCCATAGACCCGGCATTCCATAGCCCAAGCAGGCAAACCTCATTTGTAAACCTCCGTAGTATTTCTCAAGCGCAAGAGGAAATCGATGCCCAATCTCCTATTTCACCGTCAATTGGCCGATCATCCCTGGTACATTCGCCTGTTGTTGCACCTCCAGCTGCACCTCCATCTGCTGCTCctcatgatgatgatgatgccaAAGAGGATGTAGAACAATTACGCCGCAAGACAATCGCTGAGCGCATGGCCAAATTGGGTGGTATTCGATTTGGCGCTGCACCTATCCCTACCCCCATCAGTCGACCACCACCTCGACAGTctgaggaagaagatcaaAAAGAGGGTGAAAGTTCAGCTGCAGTAGACGAAGAACCTGCAGTGCCActttctgaagaagaagaggagcgAGCGCGGAAGGAACGGATTGCAGCCAAATTGGCTACGATGGGTGGAATGAGGAttgggatgatgatgggTGCTGGTGGATTGCCTCCTCTGCCCCCGAGATTGCATATGGTGAAAGAGGAGAATGTTGACAGAGCTTCTGCGCCTGCACCTGCTGTCCCACCCGCGCCACCCACCCGCGCTGTACCTCTCTCACGGCCCCCTCCGCCTCCAGCTGCCCCTGTGCAGTCGGCCCAAGATACAGACTCTGAGTATGGAAGCGTAGCTGCTTCTGAAGAAGGTGTCAAGGTTGAGGCTGGTGAAAGTGAGGCCGAGGAATCTGGATACGAACATGTCGAAGAGGCTCCTCCTCCAGTACCATCACGAGCTGCTTGCCCGTCTATCAACAGACAATCTACAGgaccttcttctccaccttCCAGGCCACCTGTACCGACCGCCTTGCCGATGAGGCGATCTAGCACATTGCAGAGCTCCACCTCTACGAGAAATGTATCAGGTGGAGATGGGGCGTCGAGTCCTCCCCATAGGGCGCCGCAAATGCCTCACACTGAATATGTTATGGTTGAAGAACCGGAAAGTCAAGAGGCTCCTCCACCGCCTCCAGCCAGGCCTGCCGCTCGCCCTCCTCCATCACGGTCTGCTCCTCAGgcaccacaaccaccacctaTGCTCCAGCGTCCCGACCTGGGAGATAGCATATCCTTGCAATGGGAGCTCCCGTCAATCCCTAATTCCAGTCTCGATTTCAGTGGTGCCTCGGATTTGACAATGTCGTGGACAGATGCTGGCGCCGAACCAACCTCTCCTGTAGTGGCGGCACAACCATCTTCTCCACCCGCCCCTCCACCGCCAACCAAACCACCTGCTCCTCTAGCTAACAATCGACAATTGTCCGCCGACGAGCTGATCGCGTTGTGGGGCCGCGTTGGCGTGCAGGTTTGCAAGGTTGCTACGTCGCTCTTCGAGAAATCGCACAAGACGCTCATCGGGGACGGGTCCTACGCCGGATTCGTGCGCGAGGTGCTTGCAGCGGTGCCCAACGCCGCACCCGCGCCCACAGCTGCTGGAGAGCCGTACGGTTATACAATATACGGTTATACAATATACGTGCAGAACGGGCCGGCGGTGGTGAAACGCGTCAGCGATATTATGCCGGGCAATTTGGTGGAGATTCAGGATGCAAAGCTCAAGGGGCACAAGGGGCTGCAGACGTATCATCAGTCCGTGGGTGCGGCGGGTGAGACGTTGGTGGGCGTTGTGGGCGAATTCGAAGCGAAAAAGTCGAAAATCAGGGTGTTTCAGGCAAATCAGCATGTTGGACAGCAG ACAGTCGAGTCTGTCAGTTACCGTTTGGAAGACCTCAAGAGCGGACTTGTCAAG GTTTATCGTGTTCTCGATGCATAG